One Thiocapsa sp. genomic window, CTTGGCTGCCGACAAAGACGCGTCTCCCGAGACGGACTCCCCCGGTGATGGTGCAGTGGGACGAGACGGTCGTGAAATCCCCGACCTCCGCGTCATGACCGATCGCCGACGACAACAGGGTGACATAGTCGCCGATGCGCACATTCGCGGTGATGCGTGCGCCGGGATACATGATGAGGCCGGCGCCGACCTGATTGTGCTCACCGATGATCGCCGTCGGGTGAACCACGCAGACCAAGCGCGCCCCGCGCGACACCAGTGATGCGACCACGCGGGCCTTATCGGCGGGATCGCCGATCGCGCAGGTAAAGACCTCGTTCGACTCAGGTTGCCAATCCCAGACACCGCCGAGCACGTCGTGACTGCATGCAATGCCTTCGAGCGCCTTCGGGTCATCGGCGAGAAAGCCTTTGATGTGCCAGCGCGGTGACTGGGCATTGATGTCTTTGGCCCACTGCAACAGCTCGCGGCCGAGCCCTCCCGCACCGACGAGGATGAGATTTTTCATGGCTCAACTGGCTTTGTCCTCGCGTTGCTCAGACCAAGAATGGGGTCCGTGTAAAGGCACGCACCAGATCGACGCCGTCCCAGACCGGGCTGAAGCTCAACGCGCTCCCGATGGGGACCAGGCGATCCGCGGCGTGCGTGGGTAGCCAGGATAACAGCTCCAGCCACTCCTCGCGCTCGTAACCGAAGTAACCGATGGTCTGATCGCTCGGCTGCAACAGACTCAGTGCTTCGCGAAGATCTGCGCGGTCGAGCTCGATCAGGACGCCATGCCCCGCGTGCAGACGGCGCTCCTCGTCGCCCAAGTGCGGCATCCAGACCCGCGTCGGCAGCTCGCCCGGGGGTGTTTCCGCGCGGGCGCCCGGCTGCGCTTCGAGCAGTCGAAACAGTGTGGTCAATCGATCCATCACCTGAAGCGCCGGCTGGGCCGGGAAGCGCTCTTCGAGCTCAGCGGCCACGGCTGGCCAAAAGCGCGCCCGCGCCCGCGCACGGTCGGCGTCATCGCCGATCCATACAAGCGCGCGCGGCGATGCGCAGGCCTGCTGGTCGAACACGAACACATCGCGACAAAACCCCTCCGCCAGCCTCTTCAAACCCTGCTCGGGCAAACCCAGGAGTGCGTCGGCTCGGATCATCGCCAGCGAGAAGCGGTTCGGGAACACCAGGTCCGCCGCGAGTGCCGGCAGCGGCACCCGCCGAAGCTGACTGACGCGCTCATCGCTGCCCCAAATCAGGCGCAGATCGCAATGGGCGGAGAGTCGCTCGGTCACGGCTTCGTCGTGGTCATAGGTGAGGATCAGACTGGACTGGGCAAGGACGCTGTGCTCGGCCTCCCGCAGGATCGGCGCGATCCGATCAAAGAAGGCGCCGAGCTGCGCCACACTGCGGCGCGACACCCGAACGATGTTGGCATTGCCGCACAACAGCGACAGCAGCCAGCAGTACAGGGGCAGCGTGTCGACGTTGGCGGGGGCCAGATGAAAGACGACGCCTCGTCGCATAGCGCGGGTGTCGCCCACGGACCCATTCGGCGCGAGCCGTTCCTGCAGTACCGATAGGTTCGCGCGGCGGAACCAATGTCCCAAGGCAATCAGTGCGCCTGCGGAGCCCGACGTCCGATCGCTGAGCAGTGCGTGCGACACGGCTTCGACGAAACCCATCGCGGCGGGATCGAACGGCACCCTGCCCGGAGCCGCGCGCAAGCGCGCCAACAGGTCATCGAGGCCCGCGTCCGGAGTGCGCGGCAACAGCACGTCGATCATGGTTGCGCGAGATTTCCGCAGCCCCGCGGCTCGGCCTGCGGCAGGCGCCCGTCGATCTGAAAATACGGCCCCTTGCGCCCGCAGGGACAGTCGTCGCAGCCCAAGAGCCGGCCCACATCCTCGGTAAGGATGGCGTGGCCGGGATAGCTGCGCGGCACCAGACTGAGGACCTCGATCAGCCCTTCCCGGGCCGGCCGCAGCCGGTGCGGTTCGCGCATCAATACGGTGGCGAACGCTGATGTATGCAGCACCCCCGCCTCGCAGGCCATAAAGATGGCCCCGGCCTGCTCGGCCATCCCGTAGTATTCATGAACCCTGCGGATACCGAGCCACTCTCGGACCCGTGCAGCAAATTCAGCGCGGTCGACCTGCTCGGCGTCCCGTCGCTTCCAGCCGCCGCCGTGCACCAGCACAGCACCCGCGCCGAGATCGAAACGCCGACCTGCCGCGCGCACGGCATTCAGGACATCGCGCCAGATGATCCAGGTCAGGCCGAAGACCAAGGTCTCGGCGCCGGCCCAACGCAACTGGAACGACTCGATCACGTCCCAGCGCGGCTGCATCTCTTGGTCAAACGCATAGCGATGCTGACAGCCGAGAGGCGCGAAACCGAGCGCACCCGCGCAACGGGCATCGAGGCCGGTTGCTCCGTCGACCCGCGGGCGCCGATCCAGGATCAGCATCGGCCGGCGCTGCCGGCCGATGAACGCCTGCGTGATCGCGCCCAAGGTGCGAATCTGCAGATCCGAGGTCTCGGCATCGAGCGGGATGCGCGAAACCGTCTGACCGCTGGTGCCACTCGAGGTCAGGTGCCGCACCACCGCGGCGTCCGGCACACTCTGCAACCGCAGATGTTTGAACAATCGCGCCGGTAGATAGGGCACCGCGTCCAAGCCCTGCGCCGTACCCTCGGCGGCCCGGGTACCGTAGGCGCCGTCCAGCATGCGCGCATAGGGCGGGCAGTGCGCATGGTGCCAGCGCGTCAGCGCGTTCAACCCGTCCAGGAGCTCCGGCTCACGCGTCTGCCAAGGGGCGGCGAACGGCGCCGCGGTCACCACGGGCGGAAGGCTAGCCACGTCTGCGCTCTTCTGCCGTGCCGCTGTCAAGTGCCCGCAATGCCGCGGCGTCGAGCTTGCCGTTGATCGTTCTCGGGAGCTCGCTCAGCACCTGCACCTCGAACGCTGATGGAGGCAGTCGGTAGCGCCGCGTGAGTGCGTCGCGGGCACTGCCGACAGCTTTCGCCGAACCGGCTTCGAGATACACCACGAGCCGGTCATCCTCGCCCGCGACGGCGACCGGGAGTCTCAACAGGGTCTCCAGACCCTGCTCCAGCACATCCAGACTCACGCGGTGCCCGTGGATCTTGAGCATTCGCTTCAGCCGACCGCTGACATAGGCACAGCCGTCATCGTCGATCCGGCCCAGATCGCCCGTTGCCAGGCGTCCGCCCATGCAATCCCCAAGCGCCAGATCCTCGCGCGCCAGGGCATATCCCATCATGACGTTCGGCCCCGCGAACAACAGCTCGCCGCCGGGTGAAAGGCTCAGCCGGCCTGCGCCGATGGCCAGCCCGACAGAGCCGGGCTTGGACCTCAGCATCCCGGGCGGCAGGACGCTCATCCGCGCTGTCGCCTCGGTCTGACCGTACATCACGTGGAAGCGCGCGCCCGAGGCATCGCACCAATCGGCCATGCGCTCCACCAGATGCTCGGCCAAGGGGCCGCCCGCAACCGTGAGTGACCGCACGCTCGCCAGCGCTCGCGGCCCGGGATTCAGTCGCATCAGCATCTGATAGGTCATCGGGACACCGGGGAGAGTCGTAACCTGCCGCCCGGCGACGGTCTGCCAGAATCCCGCTTCGACGGGGCTCTCCTCGGTGACCACCAACGCGGCCCCGGCGTGCAGGTGACTGTTGAGCACGGACAGCCCGTAGGCATAATGCATCGGCAGGGCAGCCAGCGCCCGATCCTCGGCGTCGATGCCCAGCGCCGCGACGATGGCCGCCGCGTTGGAAGCCAGGTTCGTCTGCGACAGGCGCACCATGCGCGGCGAACCCGTCGTGCCGGAGGTCGACAAGAGCAACGCCAGATCGGCGTGGATGGCCTCCTCGATGCGCGACGCGCGCGGTTGCCATAGTCGCCACCCCCACTGCTCGCGGACTCGCCCCTTGCCCAGCTGCGAGTGCCGCTCGCGTGGCTCGTAAACCCAATCCGGCCGGTAGGCACGCATCAGGGCCTCGAGATGCCCCGCATCCATCCGGGCGTTCAACAACATCACCGCATCGCCATGACGCAGGGCGCCGAGATAGGCGGCGATCGCCTGCGGCGAGTTGCGGCAGAAGATGGCGCCGAGCTCTTTCGCAGATCCCCCGTCCAGGGAAGCCGCAAACGCATCGGCCGAATCGGTCAGTTCACGGTAGCTGAGTGCCCAGCCGTCAATCGAATCGTGCCCGCCCAGCACGGCGACCGCATCGGGATCGACCTCGTTCAGTGACCAGTACATGCGCGTGCGGAAACCCGGGGCCACCGGCTCCCGATGACAGGCGTCCCACCCGAACGACGGACAGCTTGCATGCGCCACGGCTCTTAAGATCCGCCGCTATTCGCTCGAACCGAGCACCAGCATGACCTCGGTGATGCGGCGCCACTCATTTCCAGTAGTCAACGAACCCCTCCTTTGCAATCAACCACTGCGTTTTCAATCGGCGATTGATGGCATCCGCCTGATCGAGAACCCGAGAGACATCGCCTTTAAGCAGAATCCAACTTTTTGCCTTGGGCGCGTAGATCGAACAGGTATATCCCCACTGCTCCATCAAGACCGCCATGCTCCTGTTGGTATGGAATGCGGTGTGCACGGGAGGCGTCAGATAAAACCACGACGGGTCTTGCGGTACCCGCTCGCCGACGACCGTATGAACGATCAAGACACCATCCGGATCAACGAGATCATTGACATCGTCGAGATCCTGGCGGCACAAGACATGCTCGAACATCGCGGAGTTGAAGACCACCTTGTATTTCGTCAAATCACCCTTGTCGAGATACGAGACGCCCTCATCCCGC contains:
- a CDS encoding acyl-CoA reductase, with translation MIDVLLPRTPDAGLDDLLARLRAAPGRVPFDPAAMGFVEAVSHALLSDRTSGSAGALIALGHWFRRANLSVLQERLAPNGSVGDTRAMRRGVVFHLAPANVDTLPLYCWLLSLLCGNANIVRVSRRSVAQLGAFFDRIAPILREAEHSVLAQSSLILTYDHDEAVTERLSAHCDLRLIWGSDERVSQLRRVPLPALAADLVFPNRFSLAMIRADALLGLPEQGLKRLAEGFCRDVFVFDQQACASPRALVWIGDDADRARARARFWPAVAAELEERFPAQPALQVMDRLTTLFRLLEAQPGARAETPPGELPTRVWMPHLGDEERRLHAGHGVLIELDRADLREALSLLQPSDQTIGYFGYEREEWLELLSWLPTHAADRLVPIGSALSFSPVWDGVDLVRAFTRTPFLV
- a CDS encoding acyl-protein synthetase, which encodes MASLPPVVTAAPFAAPWQTREPELLDGLNALTRWHHAHCPPYARMLDGAYGTRAAEGTAQGLDAVPYLPARLFKHLRLQSVPDAAVVRHLTSSGTSGQTVSRIPLDAETSDLQIRTLGAITQAFIGRQRRPMLILDRRPRVDGATGLDARCAGALGFAPLGCQHRYAFDQEMQPRWDVIESFQLRWAGAETLVFGLTWIIWRDVLNAVRAAGRRFDLGAGAVLVHGGGWKRRDAEQVDRAEFAARVREWLGIRRVHEYYGMAEQAGAIFMACEAGVLHTSAFATVLMREPHRLRPAREGLIEVLSLVPRSYPGHAILTEDVGRLLGCDDCPCGRKGPYFQIDGRLPQAEPRGCGNLAQP
- a CDS encoding AMP-binding protein → MAHASCPSFGWDACHREPVAPGFRTRMYWSLNEVDPDAVAVLGGHDSIDGWALSYRELTDSADAFAASLDGGSAKELGAIFCRNSPQAIAAYLGALRHGDAVMLLNARMDAGHLEALMRAYRPDWVYEPRERHSQLGKGRVREQWGWRLWQPRASRIEEAIHADLALLLSTSGTTGSPRMVRLSQTNLASNAAAIVAALGIDAEDRALAALPMHYAYGLSVLNSHLHAGAALVVTEESPVEAGFWQTVAGRQVTTLPGVPMTYQMLMRLNPGPRALASVRSLTVAGGPLAEHLVERMADWCDASGARFHVMYGQTEATARMSVLPPGMLRSKPGSVGLAIGAGRLSLSPGGELLFAGPNVMMGYALAREDLALGDCMGGRLATGDLGRIDDDGCAYVSGRLKRMLKIHGHRVSLDVLEQGLETLLRLPVAVAGEDDRLVVYLEAGSAKAVGSARDALTRRYRLPPSAFEVQVLSELPRTINGKLDAAALRALDSGTAEERRRG
- a CDS encoding acetyltransferase, with translation MKNLILVGAGGLGRELLQWAKDINAQSPRWHIKGFLADDPKALEGIACSHDVLGGVWDWQPESNEVFTCAIGDPADKARVVASLVSRGARLVCVVHPTAIIGEHNQVGAGLIMYPGARITANVRIGDYVTLLSSAIGHDAEVGDFTTVSSHCTITGGVRLGRRVFVGSQATIIPDVQVGDDAHIGAGSVVVSNVAAGMRVMGNPARRFTPAG